The following DNA comes from Anaerostipes rhamnosivorans.
CAATACCTTATCGTGCGAAACGCGCCTACCCGGAGGGTATGAGACACGGTGTGCCCTTTTGGGTATGAGTTATTCACCACTATTTCCGTCGCGCTTTTGAAATGCGCTCCTCCAATAGTGGTGAATAACTTTCGAAAAGTGGCTCCTTTTTGACAGAAGCCCTTCTCCAGCAGACATTACGTCCATTTTCTACATGATTGGAGTGAGGCATTCTAAGAGCCGAACGGAAATCATGTAGAAAATGTCATAGATTTTTCCTCAGTTATAGATATTATAACACAAAAAGAAAGCACCAGGTACAGTATTCCTCTTCTCTTGATGAAAAATAAATAAGGAATCGTTGCTTTCTTAACTGACTATTGGTTCTAAAGGTCTATCACTGGGGTATGATTGGCGAACGCCAAAGGAAATATGAAATAGATCTTACTGAATGAGGTCCAGAAAAGAGGCACTGTGTGGTGCTTTCTATGGTTATAATATAGCATACATATTTTTACATGTCAACTAATAAATTACAAAGAGCTGTGATAAACTTCCTCACAGCTCTTTGCTCACTTTGTTTCCTTTTTTTGTTTGGATGGACAGGCCTTGGAACAGCCCTCACATCCGCAGCCACACCCTGTCTCTCCCCGCCGGACGCGTGAGATGAATCTCCATATCACAAAGAGAACAATCCCCG
Coding sequences within:
- a CDS encoding FeoB-associated Cys-rich membrane protein; translated protein: MSLTDGIILFLAAGIVLFVIWRFISRVRRGETGCGCGCEGCSKACPSKQKKETK